The following proteins come from a genomic window of Dreissena polymorpha isolate Duluth1 chromosome 1, UMN_Dpol_1.0, whole genome shotgun sequence:
- the LOC127845940 gene encoding uncharacterized protein LOC127845940 isoform X1, translating to MNHPTTYFAVALILNSVITCLLASNDYFVDLTICNPLNGSQPQVLVPAPNLPKGFSTRIQWTWLEKDSTVDVLEVFNGVTQKGSQIIYMEGQTIQVIQNYKEQQYISYTQANGCNVRGLGTFEFYDNKLWLSSMISLYGAAKSAQPVYNGTSTVRGVDTKKYVACMWLYQFNITVQVEMHFSNNWAMPISTPDVFAPVRFVLRGSTSPNDTVQGRIPFTVIGDFSEYKPFLPDDETEMKMQLPAGTFCPGRFSITPLNPLPTSFSVIQERIDSTRDTTTVTYEEIWFDKDKRLVRRDYKSADGSDPDPTTQIFDFNLGIHYSIDTYMGTCDPVALLDTEDLYVLPGPNNTVRMMTSEEFFHVKDALSQYVGTRITRGVRCDVWVGLYVDVDSMRNYTIEWYFTVDSVVEGVGGIIQPASLFRYDIWQGQGQPTVFNILKMNKEKPLQEVFDVSQCYQFASKARILIYFSVINNKTLSMVSGSYLKETLHMDTLKEALLSPLQMTRVSIQTVSTGDVYLDGILLDKSPIVNDNIFPPAPERHDLGPAIMFLQGSVGNGWTLSLDSTVINETVLLKSQGILRIKYDEQFTTTPSTTTMSTTIATPPQPAPTTARQIAPTEQTPPVPITSTLGPTSPSKCTCPPNTCSSPSIVTNQTPARCPQVTTPPPCIPTPCPVITCPQLTCPTTTYVTPVKCPAQTPCPTTTQRNQAASATKCPVLTPCPTITTTTKTQSVTTIKIPTAEKQTGEQTTKGGVSGGGAAGVAVGMLVVGMLLGASLLIIYRRFRRPSPEGRNILDKYLDNAEY from the exons TACTGGTACCAGCGCCTAATCTGCCGAAGGGATTTTCCACGAGAATACAATGGACATGGCTAGAGAAAGACTCCACAGTAGACGTCTTGGAGGTGTTCAATGGCGTAACACAGAAGGGATCCCAGATTATCTACATGGAGGGTCAAACCATTCAAGTCATACAAAACTACAAAGAGCAACAATATATCAGTTACACACAAG CTAACGGATGCAACGTCCGTGGTTTGGGCACTTTCGAGTTTTATGATAACAAATTGTGGCTGTCATCCATGATATCCTTGTATGGAGCTGCAAAGTCTGCTCAACCA gtCTATAATGGGACGTCGACTGTTCGGGGAGTGGATACAAAGAAATACGTTGCATGTATGTGGCTATATCAGTTCAACATAACAGTACAGGTGGAAATGCATTTTTCAA ACAATTGGGCGATGCCTATATCTACGCCAGATGTGTTTGCCCCGGTGCGTTTTGTCCTAAGAGGAAGCACGTCTCCAAATGACACGGTCCAGGGCAGAATTCCTTTTACTGTGATAGGAGACTTCAGTGAGTACAAGCCATTCCTGCCTGACGACGAAACAGAAATGAAAATGCAG CTGCCAGCTGGAACATTTTGTCCCGGGCGCTTTTCTATAACACCACTCAACCCTCTGCCGACAAGCTTTAGTGTGATCCAGGAACGGATTGATTCAACACGTGATACCACCACTGTGACTTATGAAGAG ATCTGGTTTGATAAAGACAAGAGGCTAGTGAGACGAGACTACAAATCGGCCGATGGTTCGGACCCAGATCCTACAACGCAGATATTCGACTTTAACCTAG GTATTCACTACAGCATCGACACGTATATGGGCACATGTGATCCAGTGGCCTTACTGGACACGGAAGACCTGTACGTTCTACCAGGCCCCAACAACACCGTCCGCATGATGACTAGTGAAGAGTTCTTTCATGTTAAAGATGCGTTGTCACAATATGTGGGGACG CGGATAACGCGTGGGGTTAGATGCGATGTTTGGGTAGGACTGTACGTAGATGTTGACTCAATGAGGAACTACACAATAGAGTGGTACTTCACTGTG GATAGCGTTGTAGAAGGAGTTGGCGGGATAATACAACCGGCCTCCCTGTTTCGTTACGATATTTGGCAG GGTCAGGGTCAGCCAACAGtgttcaatattttgaaaatgaacaaGGAGAAACCGCTACAAGAAGTCTTTGATGTTTCACAATGCTATCAGTTTGCTTCCAAAGCTcgtattcttatttatttttcgg TGATCAATAACAAGACTCTTTCCATGGTAAGTGGAAGTTACCTTAAAGAAACTCTGCATATGGATACACTGAAGGAAGCATTATTATCACCACTCCAGATGACCAGGGTATCG ATCCAGACAGTTAGCACGGGAGACGTATACCTCGATGGCATATTGCTTGACAAATCGCCGATAGTCAACGACAACATCTTTCCACCGGCACCCGAACGCCATGACCTTGGGCCTGCCATCATGTTTCTCCAAGGAAGTGTCGGAAACGGGTGGACACTCTCATTAGACAGCACTGTCATAAAT gaGACGGTGTTACTCAAGTCGCAAGGGATTTTGCGCATTAAGTACGATGAACAATTTACAACTACGCCAAGCACAACAACAATGTCAACAACAATAGCAACGCCTCCTCAACCCGCACCAACTACAGCCAGGCAGATCGCGCCTACTGAACAAACACCTCCAGTGCCTATAACTTCAACTTTAGGCCCAACTTCGCCTA GCAAGTGTACATGCCCACCCAACACATGCTCTTCGCCTTCAATTGTGACAAATCAGACTCCCGCCAGATGCCCACAGGTCACAACGCCCCCACCTTGTATTCCAACACCTTGTCCAGTTATAACCTGCCCACAGCTCACGTGtccaacaacaacatatgtgaccCCGGTCAAATGTCCAGCCCAAACTCCATGTCCGACAACAACACAGAGAAATCAAGCAGCATCGGCAACGAAATGTCCGGTTCTAACACCTTGCCCTACAATAACAACCACAACAAAAACGCAGTCGGTAACTACTATAAAAATACCAACAGCTGAAAAGCAAACAGGTGAACAAACAACGAAAGGTGGCGTAAGCGGAG GGGGCGCCGCTGGCGTGGCCGTTGGCATGTTGGTCGTTGGAATGTTGCTTGGTGCTTCGCTGCTTATAATATACCGGCGCTTCAGACGTCCGTCACCGGAAGGAAGAAACATTTTGGATAAATACCTAGACAACGCAGAATATTAA
- the LOC127845940 gene encoding uncharacterized protein LOC127845940 isoform X2, with translation MNHPTTYFAVALILNSVITCLLASNDYFVDLTICNPLNGSQPQVLVPAPNLPKGFSTRIQWTWLEKDSTVDVLEVFNGVTQKGSQIIYMEGQTIQVIQNYKEQQYISYTQANGCNVRGLGTFEFYDNKLWLSSMISLYGAAKSAQPVYNGTSTVRGVDTKKYVACMWLYQFNITVQVEMHFSNNWAMPISTPDVFAPVRFVLRGSTSPNDTVQGRIPFTVIGDFSEYKPFLPDDETEMKMQLPAGTFCPGRFSITPLNPLPTSFSVIQERIDSTRDTTTVTYEEIWFDKDKRLVRRDYKSADGSDPDPTTQIFDFNLGIHYSIDTYMGTCDPVALLDTEDLYVLPGPNNTVRMMTSEEFFHVKDALSQYVGTRITRGVRCDVWVGLYVDVDSMRNYTIEWYFTVDSVVEGVGGIIQPASLFRYDIWQGQGQPTVFNILKMNKEKPLQEVFDVSQCYQFASKARILIYFSVINNKTLSMVSGSYLKETLHMDTLKEALLSPLQMTRVSIQTVSTGDVYLDGILLDKSPIVNDNIFPPAPERHDLGPAIMFLQGSVGNGWTLSLDSTVINETVLLKSQGILRIKYDEQFTTTPSTTTMSTTIATPPQPAPTTARQIAPTEQTPPVPITSTLGPTSPSKCTCPPNTCSSPSIVTNQTPARCPQVTTPPPCIPTPCPVITCPQLTCPTTTYVTPVKCPAQTPCPTTTQRNQAASATKCPVLTPCPTITTTTKTQSVTTIKIPTAEKQTGEQTTKGGVSGDRTSACRGRRWRGRWHVGRWNVAWCFAAYNIPALQTSVTGRKKHFG, from the exons TACTGGTACCAGCGCCTAATCTGCCGAAGGGATTTTCCACGAGAATACAATGGACATGGCTAGAGAAAGACTCCACAGTAGACGTCTTGGAGGTGTTCAATGGCGTAACACAGAAGGGATCCCAGATTATCTACATGGAGGGTCAAACCATTCAAGTCATACAAAACTACAAAGAGCAACAATATATCAGTTACACACAAG CTAACGGATGCAACGTCCGTGGTTTGGGCACTTTCGAGTTTTATGATAACAAATTGTGGCTGTCATCCATGATATCCTTGTATGGAGCTGCAAAGTCTGCTCAACCA gtCTATAATGGGACGTCGACTGTTCGGGGAGTGGATACAAAGAAATACGTTGCATGTATGTGGCTATATCAGTTCAACATAACAGTACAGGTGGAAATGCATTTTTCAA ACAATTGGGCGATGCCTATATCTACGCCAGATGTGTTTGCCCCGGTGCGTTTTGTCCTAAGAGGAAGCACGTCTCCAAATGACACGGTCCAGGGCAGAATTCCTTTTACTGTGATAGGAGACTTCAGTGAGTACAAGCCATTCCTGCCTGACGACGAAACAGAAATGAAAATGCAG CTGCCAGCTGGAACATTTTGTCCCGGGCGCTTTTCTATAACACCACTCAACCCTCTGCCGACAAGCTTTAGTGTGATCCAGGAACGGATTGATTCAACACGTGATACCACCACTGTGACTTATGAAGAG ATCTGGTTTGATAAAGACAAGAGGCTAGTGAGACGAGACTACAAATCGGCCGATGGTTCGGACCCAGATCCTACAACGCAGATATTCGACTTTAACCTAG GTATTCACTACAGCATCGACACGTATATGGGCACATGTGATCCAGTGGCCTTACTGGACACGGAAGACCTGTACGTTCTACCAGGCCCCAACAACACCGTCCGCATGATGACTAGTGAAGAGTTCTTTCATGTTAAAGATGCGTTGTCACAATATGTGGGGACG CGGATAACGCGTGGGGTTAGATGCGATGTTTGGGTAGGACTGTACGTAGATGTTGACTCAATGAGGAACTACACAATAGAGTGGTACTTCACTGTG GATAGCGTTGTAGAAGGAGTTGGCGGGATAATACAACCGGCCTCCCTGTTTCGTTACGATATTTGGCAG GGTCAGGGTCAGCCAACAGtgttcaatattttgaaaatgaacaaGGAGAAACCGCTACAAGAAGTCTTTGATGTTTCACAATGCTATCAGTTTGCTTCCAAAGCTcgtattcttatttatttttcgg TGATCAATAACAAGACTCTTTCCATGGTAAGTGGAAGTTACCTTAAAGAAACTCTGCATATGGATACACTGAAGGAAGCATTATTATCACCACTCCAGATGACCAGGGTATCG ATCCAGACAGTTAGCACGGGAGACGTATACCTCGATGGCATATTGCTTGACAAATCGCCGATAGTCAACGACAACATCTTTCCACCGGCACCCGAACGCCATGACCTTGGGCCTGCCATCATGTTTCTCCAAGGAAGTGTCGGAAACGGGTGGACACTCTCATTAGACAGCACTGTCATAAAT gaGACGGTGTTACTCAAGTCGCAAGGGATTTTGCGCATTAAGTACGATGAACAATTTACAACTACGCCAAGCACAACAACAATGTCAACAACAATAGCAACGCCTCCTCAACCCGCACCAACTACAGCCAGGCAGATCGCGCCTACTGAACAAACACCTCCAGTGCCTATAACTTCAACTTTAGGCCCAACTTCGCCTA GCAAGTGTACATGCCCACCCAACACATGCTCTTCGCCTTCAATTGTGACAAATCAGACTCCCGCCAGATGCCCACAGGTCACAACGCCCCCACCTTGTATTCCAACACCTTGTCCAGTTATAACCTGCCCACAGCTCACGTGtccaacaacaacatatgtgaccCCGGTCAAATGTCCAGCCCAAACTCCATGTCCGACAACAACACAGAGAAATCAAGCAGCATCGGCAACGAAATGTCCGGTTCTAACACCTTGCCCTACAATAACAACCACAACAAAAACGCAGTCGGTAACTACTATAAAAATACCAACAGCTGAAAAGCAAACAGGTGAACAAACAACGAAAGGTGGCGTAAGCGGAG ATCGTACCTCCGCTTGCAGGGGGCGCCGCTGGCGTGGCCGTTGGCATGTTGGTCGTTGGAATGTTGCTTGGTGCTTCGCTGCTTATAATATACCGGCGCTTCAGACGTCCGTCACCGGAAGGAAGAAACATTTTGGATAA